Proteins co-encoded in one Daphnia carinata strain CSIRO-1 chromosome 3, CSIRO_AGI_Dcar_HiC_V3, whole genome shotgun sequence genomic window:
- the LOC130697414 gene encoding ras-related protein Rab-39B-like, protein MVEPIFDYQFRIIIIGNSTVGKSSLLKYFTDGRFAEVSDPTVGVDFFARLLQVEDGTRIKLQLWDTAGQERFRSITKSYFRNSVGVLLVYDICCRKSFENVSNWMVEAKSHIEPHRAVFILVGCKLDLKDQRQVSTEEAARFADFNEMPFVETSAKTGENVEEAFRIVGQEIYNRVQLGEYSIHDGWDGVKAGYRRAGRDYGLVEAEAAKTTCC, encoded by the exons ATGGTGGAGCCTATTTTCGATTATCAGTtcagaatcattattattgggaATAGCACTGTTGGCAAAAGTTCACTGCTCAAGTATTTTACTGATGGAAGATTTGCAGAG GTTTCAGATCCCACAGTTGGTGTAGATTTTTTTGCAAGATTACTGCAAGTTGAAGATGGTACCAGAATAAAGCTACAGTTGTGGGACACTGCAG GCCAAGAAAGGTTTCGATCTATCACAAAGTCATATTTCAGGAATTCG GTTGGTGTACTTTTAGTCTATGACATTTGCTGTCGGAAGAGCTTTGAGAATGTTTCCAATTGGATGGTTGAAGCTAAATCACATATTGAGCCACATAGAGCAGTATTTATTCTTGTTGGATGTAAGCTTGATTTGAAAGACCAAAGACAAGTGTCAACTGAAGAAGCTGCAAGGTTTGCTGACTTCAATGAAATGCCATTTGTGGAAACCTCTGCCAAAACCG GTGAAAATGTGGAAGAAGCTTTCCGTATTGTTGGTCAAGAAATATACAACAGGGTGCAGTTAGGTGAATACTCCATTCACGACGGTTGGGATGGTGTCAAAGCGGGTTACAGAAGAGCAGGCCGGGATTATGGTCTTGTAGAAGCTGAAGCTGCCAAGACAACGTGTTGCTGA
- the LOC130697561 gene encoding indolethylamine N-methyltransferase-like — protein MVEKENKSLSAVYQEEFQPDYYIRRYYSGLDAGNEFCLRNLHQFFKQAELNKITEGTAKNVLEVGSGPVPIYVISASKWTDWIVCSDFLEQNRQKLNEWLSVGRKADETWLSYARYVAQLESENAHQESAFLVLERARRSIRSILPCDVLQSDPLLGKTDTIFDVIISVFCLECAASSAKEYRNTITNVVRLLRPSGHLIMMGGLEGEYYFICDRKVPRIKLTREMIDSALEDAGCKIVTWEELPRNLRPPDLPIDYTAMFFCVAKKTLM, from the exons AtggtcgaaaaagaaaacaagtctCTAAGCGCGGTGTATCAGGAGGAATTCCAGCCGGATTATTATATTAGGCGATACTATTCGGGTTTAGATGCTGGAAACGAGTTCTGTCTTCGCAACCTGCATCAGTTTTTTAAACAAG CTGAATTGAATAAAATCACGGAAGGCACTGCGAAAAACGTTTTGGAAGTCGGATCAGGACCTGTGCCTATATACGTTATTTCGGCCAGCAAATGGACTGACTGGATTGTTTGTAGCGACTTCCTGGaacaaaacagacaaaaattgAACGAGTGGCTATCTGTTGGACGTAAAGCTGATGAAACTTGGCTGTCTTATGCTCGTTACGTTGCCCAGTTGGAGTCTGAGAA TGCTCACCAGGAATCTGCATTCTTGGTGCTGGAGCGTGCTAGGCGTTCCATTCGGTCCATACTACCGTGTGATGTTCTCCAAAGCGATCCGTTGTTAGGAAAGACCGACACTATATTTGACGTCATAATATCGGTGTTTTGCCTTGAATGTGCTGCTTCTTCCGCCAAAGAATATCGGAATACCATCACGAATGTTGTTCGACTCCTACGACCATCTGGCCACCTCATCATGATG ggAGGACTGGAAGGAGagtattattttatttgtgaTAGAAAAGTCCCCAGAATTAAACTCACACGGGAAATGATCGATTCGGCCTTGGAAGACGCTGGTTGTAAGATTGTCACTTGGGAAGAATTGCCGCGAAACTTACGGCCTCCGGATTTGCCCATTGATTACACggcaatgtttttttgtgtagCAAAGAAAACACTGATGTGA
- the LOC130697562 gene encoding luciferin 4-monooxygenase-like, protein MAQIKNKILFPDLNRNPEDEFPKQRVPDYVISEVEKLIQLHGDLELFIDWKTRSSVTASQLIDDAYKIASQFKRRACQPGAVISCLIYSDVNYFSFLLATWMSGCVSSSLQHSFSQELLIQLIRSSHSRLLLCDMESAERCRAIKIECPELEEVFVLGQFEGCTPFDRLLSDEAFDRDEFKRPEPYDPDETLSMVFSSGTTGEPKGILLTQQNIYSYLLTARPKANRPGMRTLFVPRIGNVMGLVFGLRDVLIYSKTYLMSTYRDEWLFAAIEETKPERALLYLPHILAIAKHPKSETSNLSSIEAVFTAGMSISKDLQKKLFLKLTSLKTFFMFYGMTEFAIGTMRPFYDYEENDHRLEELRKNHKLKPDSVGHLCPMNLMKVVDENTGETLGPNQKGELCFKGPSLFKGYWNNAEATTDIVRDGWIHTGDVGYYDDDGDVFYVQRNKELIKYLGHHVIPSQLEAILKSHPAVEDAAVVGIKSEDYGELPMAYAIKKPGHDKLEARRLVNFLHDRVHDESLLRGGLVFIDEIPRNVMGKIVRQQLRDRAESEAWKPSSFR, encoded by the exons ATGGctcaaatcaaaaataaaattctgtTTCCTGATCTTAACCGAAATCCAGAAGATGAATTTCCAAAGCAACGCGTGCCTGACTATGTCATTTCAGAGGTCGAAAAGCTTATACAACTTCACGGTGATTTAGAACTCTTC ATTGACTGGAAAACGCGATCTAGCGTAACTGCTAGTCAGTTGATCGACGATGCTTACAAAATTGCTTCACAATTTAAAAGAAGAGCCTGTCAACCTGGAGCGGTGATTTCGTGCTTAATCTACAGTGATGTCAACTATTTTAGTTTCCTTTTGGCGACATGGATGTCAGGCTGTGTCTCGTCATCTTTACAACATTCTTTCTCGCAAG AGCTATTGATTCAGCTGATACGATCTAGCCATAGCCGCTTATTGCTGTGCGATATGGAAAGTGCGGAAAGGTGCCGAGCTATTAAAATTGAATGTCCTGAATTAGAAGAAGTCTTCGTCCTAGGCCAATTCGAGGGCTGCACTCCATTCGATCGCCTTCTCAGCGACGAGGCTTTTGATCGTG ATGAATTCAAAAGACCCGAACCTTACGACCCAGACGAAACATTATCAATGGTATTCTCGAGTGGAACAACAGGAGAACCGAAAGGCATTCTTCTAACTCAGCAGAACATCTATAGTTATTTACTTACAGCACG ACCAAAGGCTAACAGACCCGGAATGAGAACTCTCTTCGTTCCGAGGATAGGTAACGTCATGGGCCTCGTTTTCGGTCTTCGAGATGTGCTCATCTACAGCAAAACGTATTTGATGTCGACCTACCGAGACGAATGGCTATTTGCCGCCATTGAAGAAACCAAG CCGGAACGTGCATTACTTTATTTGCCTCACATATTGGCAATAGCTAAACATCCGAAATCAGAGACGAGCAACTTGTCCAGCATAGAGGCCGTATTTACTGCTGGCATGTCAATTAGCAAAGACTTGCAAAAAAAACTATTCTTGAAGTTGACTTCGCTAAAGACCTTCTTTATG TTTTATGGCATGACGGAGTTCGCCATCGGCACGATGCGTCCCTTTTACGATTACGAGGAAAACGATCATCGCCTTGAAGAGTTGA GAAAAAACCACAAGTTGAAACCAGATTCAGTTGGACACCTCTGCCCAATGAATCTAATGAAG gtggtagacgaAAACACCGGGGAAACACTGGGACCAAACCAAAAAGGTGAATTATGCTTCAAAGGTCCTTCGTTGTTTAAAGGATATTGGAATAATGCAGAG GCAACGACGGATATCGTAAGGGATGGTTGGATACACACAGGTGATGTGGGCTATTACGATGACGATGGAGACGTGTTTTATGTCCAGAGAAATAAAGAACTAATCAAATACCTTGGCCACCAc GTGATTCCATCACAGCTAGAAGCGATCCTGAAATCCCATCCGGCAGTTGAGGACGCTGCTGTTGTGGGAATCAAAAGCGAAGACTATGGTGAATTACCAATGGCTTATGCAATCAAAAAGCCAGGTCACGATAAATTGGAAGCTAGAAGACTCGTAAACTTTTTACACG ATCGCGTTCACGACGAATCTTTGCTGCGAGGAGGACTCGTGTTCATCGATGAGATTCCTAGAAACGTCATGGGCAAAATAGTCCGCCAGCAACTGCGCGATCGAGCAGAATCAGAAGCTTGGAAACCTTCATCATTTCGCTAG